AAATTATAGCTAATGATATCCTGCTTTTGGGGAGAGCTAAATAATATGGGAATGAAAAAAGCCAAGAACTAAACTTGGCTTTTTTATTATTACTTTGGGAAAACAGTTTTAATTATGCGTCTATCTTTGCATAAACTGCGTTTTTCTCTATAAACTCTCTTCTTGGAGGAACTTCGTCTCCCATAAGCATAGAGAAGATTCTATCTGCTTCACCCGCATTTTCTATATTCACTTGCTTTAGAATTCTGTTTTCTGGGTTAAGTGTAGTTTCCCAAAGCTGCTCAGGGTTCATTTCCCCAAGACCTTTATATCTTTGTACTTCTACGCCTTTACCATCGGCAGACATTTCTAAGGTTTTTTCTTCTCGCTCTTTTTCGTTCCAAGCATATACCTTTTTGCTACCTTTTTTAAGAAGATATAAAGGTGGAGATGCAATGTAAACATAACCTTGCTCAATAAGTTCCTTCATATAACGGAAGAAGAAGGTAAGTATAAGTGTAGAAATGTGAGAACCATCAATATCGGCATCGGTCATAATGACAATTTTATGATAACGAAGTTTGCTTAGATTAAGAGCCTTGCTATCTTCCTCTGTACCAACGCTTACACCTAAAGCGGTATAGATATTTTTGATTTCCTCGTTTTCGTAAACTTTATGTATCATAGACTTTTCTACATTAAGAATTTTACCTCTCAATGGTAGAATAGCTTGGAAATGTCTATCTCTTCCTTGCTTAGCAGTTCCTCCCGCAGAGTCTCCCTCTACTAGGAATATTTCTGATTCGGCTGGGTCTTTTGATGAACAATCTGAAAGTTTACCAGGTAAGCCTGCTCCTCCCATAGGAGATTTACGCTGTACCATTTCTCTAGCTTTTTTAGCTGCCTGTCTTGCCTTAGCTGCTAGAACTACTTTCTGTACAATCTGTTTAGCTTCGGTTGGGTTTTCTTCTAAGAAGTTGGTAAGCATTTCGCCTACTATTTTATCCACCGCACCAGACACCTCGGAGTTACCAAGTTTTGTTTTGGTTTGTCCTTCAAACTGAGGTTCCATTACTTTTACAGAGATTACGGCTGTAAGTCCTTCACGAAAGTCATCACCTGTAATTTCCACTTTCTCTTTTTGAGGGATACCTAAGTCGTCTGCATATTTTTTCAGAGTTCTTGTAAGAGCTCGTCTAAATCCTGTAAGATGCGTACCTCCTTCGTGAGTATTGATGTTATTAACATACGAGTGTAAGTTTTCCGTGAAAGATGTGTTATATCTCATTGCAACCTCCACAGGAATATCATCTCTTTCTCCTTCCATGAAGATAACATTCTCCATAATGGATTCTCTGTTACCATCTATAAATTCTACAAACTCTTTAAGACCACCTTCGGATAAGAAAGTTTCTGTTAAGAATTCTCCTTTTTCGTCTTTTACTCTCTCGTCTGTAATAGTGATATTGATACCTTTATTGAGAAAAGCTAACTCTCTAAGTCTAGCAGAAAGAGTATCATAGTTATAAACTAATTCATTGAAAATACTGTCATCTGGTTGAAAGAAAACCTCTGTACCTCTATAATCGGTAGTTCCTATTTCTTTAACATCTTCTAAAGCTCTACCCTTAGAATATCTTTGTTGATAAATTTTTCCTTCTCTGTAAACGGTAGCAATGGTACTCGTAGATAAAGCATTAACACACGAAACTCCTACACCGTGAAGTCCACCAGAAACCTTGTAAGAGTCTTTATCAAACTTCCCACCAGCACCTATTTTAGTCATTACTACCTCTAAGGCAGATTTTTGTTCTTTTTCGTGAAAATCTACAGGGATTCCTCGTCCGTTATCCTTTACACTAATAGCATTGCCCTCGTGAATGGTAACTGTAATGGTATCGCAGTATCCTGCTAAAGCTTCGTCTATAGAGTTATCTACAACTTCATATACCAAATGGTGCAAACCTCTTACTCCTACATCTCCAATGTACATAGAGGGTCTTAACCTCACATGTTCAATACCTTCTAAAGATTGGATACTACTAGCTGTATATTGTTTATTACTCATTATTCTTTATAATTTTTTAAAGATTACAAATATACAAATTTTAAAAAAGAGATAAAAATAAAATTCTTGATAATCCTCGTTAAGTTTATTTGAGAACCTCCCTTATTGAGTAAAAATAATTAATGTTTTTCAGTAATCTATTGACATTTAACATTATTTTTTGAGAACAATTTGTACTAACCGAAATTTTGTTCGTATTATTCCAAATGATTTGCTATACATTAGGCCAATCCATTTATTCCAAAATATTCCGTTTTGTTTTTCGTTAAATTTATTCTTAGGTTTAGATAACAATCTCCACCATCGTGTACATGTATTATTTCATTTTCCCAATCACCAGAATAAGAACAAAAACAGAAAACTCTAATAATTTTATCTCCATCTTCATTTGTTGATATTATATATTGCCTAAAATAATACCTTAGGTCAATTTTTTCTTTATCAAAATTCCACTTTACCCCTCTGTTTTCTTTATTCCATTTTGCTAATTTTATTTTTAATTGATCGTTGTACTCGTTTACAGATTTCTCCAAGTTTTTATTAATTATTTTCATTTCATCTTTTGTTAAAACCGATTTTTTCTCAGTTTTTTCATCAAAAATCGCTATGTAATTTGGTTCTGCAAGTGTATCTGACTTTTTTTCTTCAAAATATTCTGGTTGTATATTTTCCAAATCTATTTTCTCCTTTTGATGTTTTGAGCAATTTGAACAACAAATCAAAATTATTATTAGGATTAATTTTTTCATTTGTTTTAGATGCTTTTTTGAATTGTGATAGGCTATATTTCTTGCAGAGCTTAAATGTTATATGCAGTAGGGTTCAATAATGTAGCGAAAATCAAAACTCTATCACTAAATATTTTTTCTACTTCCGTAGTAATATTGGGTAACTCATTTTTAATAAAAATAGTTCTGTCTTCGATAGTTTCAAAAATAAGTAACAGATTAAAATTAGTCCCTTCTTGTAGTCTGTCAGTTTCTACTTCGGAAGCGATATAATGTTTTAAATTTAGGGTTTCTTTGTAATAGTTTATGATACTTTCGTTGAAGTATGTTTTCCATTCGGATATGCTTCCTTGTTCACAATGGAATGTTAAACTTAATATACTCATTTCTAAGTATGTTATAAATAAATTAGTAAAATATCCTGCAAAAATCGGTATTTTTTTGTAAATTAGCCCTTTGATTTTAATGTAAAATTGAAGTAATAATTTATTTAGTATAATAAAAAAGACTTATGCATAAAGAAGGAGAAAGGTTAATACCTATCAATATTGTGGACGAAATGAAGTCCTCTTATATTGACTACTCAATGTCCGTTATTGTATCTCGTGCCTTGCCAGATGTAAGGGATGGGTTAAAGCCTGTACATCGTAGGGTTTTGTATGGTATGTATGGATTGGGAGTTTTTTCAAATAAAAAGTATTTGAAATCTGCCAGAATTGTAGGAGATGTTTTGGGTAAATATCACCCACATGGCGATATCTCTGTTTACGACGCTATGGTGCGTATGGCACAACCATGGAGTTTAAGGTATCCGCAAGTAGATGGTCAGGGTAACTTTGGTTCTATGGATGGCGACCCACCAGCGGCTATGCGTTATACCGAAGCTAGACTGAAAAAAATATCTGATGAAATTCTATCAGACTTAGATAAAGAAACAGTTGATTTCCAAAATAATTTCGATGATAGCTTGCAAGAGCCTACAGTGTTACCTACTAAAATACCTAACCTTTTAGTAAATGGTACTTCTGGTATTGCGGTAGGTATGGCAACTAATATGGCACCTCATAACTTATCGGAATCGGTAGATGCTATCTGTGCTTATATAGATAATAAGGAGATAGAAATAGATGAGTTGATGAAGCACATCATCGCTCCTGACTTCCCTACGGGAGGAATTATCTACGGCTACGACGGGGTTAGAGATGCGTTCCATACAGGAAGAGGGCGAATTGTATTAAGAGCTAAAGTCGCTTTTGAAGAGATTGGAAACCGTAATGCCATTATCGTTACCGAAATCCCTTATTTGGTGAATAAAGCTGAAATGATAGCTAGAACATCAGAGTTGGTAAAAGAGGATAAAATACAGGGTATTCACGAAATTAGAGACGAGTCTGATAGGAGAGGAATGCGTGTGGTTTATGAACTTAAAAACGACGCAATACCTAATGTAGTCCTTAATCTATTATATAAGTACACAGCGTTACAAACATCGTTTAGTGTTAATAATATTGCTTTAGTAAAGGGCAGACCACAACAGCTTAATCTAAAAGATATTATTGTTCACTTTGTGGAGCATCGCCACGAGATTGTAATTCGTAGAACCCAGTATGAGCTTAAAAAAGCTAGAGAAAGAGCTCATATCTTAGAAGGTTTTATGAAGGTTATTGCAACTCAAGATACTTTAGATAAGGCGATTTCTATCATTAGACATTCAGCAACGCCGCAAGCCGCTAAAGAAGGTTTGATTGTAGAGTTTGAACTTTCAGATATACAGGCTCAAGCTATCTTAGATTTAAGATTAGCTAGGCTTACAGGTATGGAGCTAGATAAAATCCGTGATGAATACAAAGCTATTATGGATTTAATTAATGACTTGGAAGATATCCTTGCTAATGAAGCTAGACGCTACCAAATCATTAAAGATGAATTGCTAGAGGTTAAAGAAAAATATGGCGATGAAAGAAGAACGGAAATAGATTACTCTGGAGGAGAAATGTCTATAGAAGACTTCATTCCTAACGAAGAGGTGGTACTTACTATTTCTCACGCTGGATACATCAAGAGAACACTCCTTTCAGAATACAAAACTCAAAGTAGAGGTGGCGTGGGCAACCGTGCAGCATCTACAAGAGACGAAGACTTCTTAGAATATATTGTTTCTGCAACCAACCACCAGTATATGCTATTCTTTACGGAAAAAGGGAAATGCTACTGGTTGAGAGTGTTTGAAATTCCTGAAGGTTCTAAAACGGCTAAAGGTAGAGCGATACAGAACTTAATCAATATAGAACCTGATGATAAAATCAAGGCTTACATTAGAACCAATGATTTAAAAGACTCTGAGTATGTTAAGCAGATGTATGTGGTAATGATTACCAAAAACGGAACTATCAAGAAAACTTCGTTAGAGGCTTATTCTAGACCTAGAACCAACGGTATCCACGCCATAGAAATTAGAGAGGACGACCAGCTTCTAGGAGCAAGACTTACCAACGGTAACTCCGAGATAATGATAGCTACTAAAAATGGTAAATGTATCCGTTTCCCGGAAGAGAAAGCAAGAGCGGTAGGTAGAACTTCCATTGGGGTAAGAGGTATTTCTCTAGAAGACAACGACGAGGTAATTGGTATGATAGTTGTAAACGATATAGAGAATGAAACTGTTTTGGTAGTTTCTGAAAAAGGCTATGGTAAGAGAACTGCAGTAGAAGACTATCGTGTTACCAACCGTGGAGGTAAAGGGGTAATTACTCTTAACATTACTGAAAAAACAGGTCAGCTTATTGCGATACAATCAGTAGTAGATGGTAACGATTTAATGATTATCAATAAATCAGGAGTTGCAATAAGAATGTCGGTAGATAATATGCGTGTTATGGGTAGAAATACCCAAGGTGTAAGGCTAATTAATCTTAAAAACAATGATGAAATAGCGGCCGTAGCGAAAGTGGAGGCAGAGAAAGATGTGGAGGACGAAGAAATGGAAGAATCTAACGATGAAACTGTAAATCCGTCTGAAGGAAATTCAGAGGAATAGTATTCAAAATAAAATAATAAATATATTAAAATAGTATGAAAAAAGTTATTTTAAGTATTGCTGTGTTTTCAACAACACTAGCATTTTCACAAAAAAAGGAAATTCAAAACGCGTTCAAAGCAATAGAGTCAGGTGATATCGCGGCTACTAATGCAGAACTTTCAAAAGCAGAAGTTCTTATCGGTAGCAAATCATATTTAGTAGAGCCTAGTTTATTAGAACAATATTATTACTCTAAAGGAGTAGCTCTTATAAAGTCTGGTAAAACTACAGAAGGAGCTACTTGGCTAGGTAAAATAGGAGATTTAAGTAAGTCTAAAATCTATACAGGTAAAGATGCTGATAAAAACAAAGTTTATTTTGTAGGAAAAGAAGCTGCTGACACTAGTGGTATAGCAGGACTTAAAGAGGAGTCTTATGTATCTAAACTATCAGATAAGTTACCACAGCTAATTAACCCTATGCTAAAAACGGCTGGAGATGAGGCTTATCAAGCATATCAAGCAAAAAATCATATAAAGGCAGCTGCTAAATATTTAGAAGTTTATAACCTTCTAAAAGCAGCAGGTACAGATGATAAGTTATATCAGTACTATGCAGGTCTAAACTATGCACTTGCAAATGATAAATCTAAAGCCATAGAGGTGTACTCTGATTTAATTAAAAGCGGTTACACAGGAGTTACAACCATATATAAGGCTAAAAATAAAAAGACAGGGCAAGATGAAAATCTAGATAAAAATGGTTTTGAAACTTTAAAGAGATTAGGTTCTGCTTCTGATTATACTGATTTTAGAACAGAACAAACGCCTAGTATCGAACAAGAATTATATGAAACTAATGCAGCCTTGCTTATTGATTCTGAAAGATACACAGACGCTTTAAATTTATTGGAGAAGGGTATTAAAAAATTCCCTAAAAGTAGTAAATTATCGGAGTTACAAGGTACAGCTTATTATAAATCAGGAAAAACTAACGAGTTTATCAATAACTTAAGAAATGTAGTTGCTTCTAATCCTAATGATAAAGTAAGTTGGTATAATTTAGGAGTTCTTTTAAGTAAAGATGAAGCTAAATTAAATGAAGCAGAAGGTGCATTTAAAAGAGCTTTAGAAATAGACCCTGATTATGTTCCTGCTATTCAAGGCATATTCTATAATGTTTATATGTTAGGTGATGACGGTAAAGTTATAGAGAAAGCAGAAGCTGCTAGAAAAGCAAAAAAAATGGACGAGTTTAATAAAATCTTACAAGATAGAAGGGATAGATTTGCTAAGGGATTACCTTATTTAGAAAAGTGGTATTCTTTAGAGCCTAAAAATCCTGAAATTGTAAGTTTATTAAAAGGAGTTTATCAAACTTTACGTAAAGAAGATAAAGTAAAGGAAATGAAGGCTGTAGAAGATAGCCTTAAAAAATAAAAGCTAAAATGGTATGATTATTGTTATGATAACCATACCATTTTTAACTTAAATTATTAACCATAAAAAATAAATTATTATGTCAAAAAGAGGAAATAACTCAGTAGGTGTATTAGTAGGTCTTTTAGCAGGAGCAGCTGTAGGTGTAGCTTTGGGAATGCTTTATGCTCCAGAAGAGGGAAAAAGAACAAGAAAAAAGCTGAAAAGAAAAGCTGAAGATTTAAAAGATCAAGCAGAGAGAGAATATAAAAGAGCTTACGAGAAAGTAAAAGACCAGTATCAAGATTTATCAGAGAAAACTAAATCTAATGTAGATAAAGTGGTTTCTAATGTTAAAGAAACTTATGATAAATACAAAGGTCAAGTAGTAGATAAAGCTAATGAAGTAGCTAAAGATGTAGAGTCAGAATTAGATGGCTTGAAGTAAAAAATACACAAATAAAAAAAGGAACTTGAAATACAGTTCCTTTTTCATAAAAATTAGACAAAAATAAGATTGATGATAAACTTCTTTAAGAATTACGCACAAAAAAGGCTTGATTTAATAAAAATGGAAGCTACCGAAAAAATGTCTATTAAAGCAGGTAATATAGCTTTCTTAGTTATTTTAAGTATTTTCTTCTTATTTTTATTTATATTTCTCAATATAGGGTTGGCTATACTAATAGGCTATTATATACAAAATATGGCTTATGGTTTTCTAATAATCTCTGGGATATACTTATTTTTAATAATTCTACTTTTACTACTCAAAAATTCTATAAAAGAGGGGATTGCTAATATAATTATAAAATCTATAAACAAATAATATGGGTACTAAATATAGAAGTCTTTCTGAATTAAGAGCTCAAAAATCCTTGTTGAAAAATGAAATTTCTGATATGGAAAAAGTAATTACCTTCAAAAATCCTAAAAGTTCTTTGAGCTTAATAACTAAAGGGTTTACTGACAAGTTTGTAGAAGAGAGAAGTAACGAAGGTGGCGCTAACAAAATTTCTATAAATACAGGTAATATTGTAAAAGAGGTAACCAAAGAAATTAAAAATAGAGTATCTAATAGAAACTCAGACTCTTCACTTTTAACATTGAAAAATGAAGGGTTAGCAGAAAGTGTAGTAGATGGCTTTCTCAAAGTTGGCTTAGTAGGTACAGTCAGCAACTATGCTAAAAATAATCTTAAAAACCCTAATTGGAAGAAAAGAGCTATAGGTTTACTTCTTGTTTATGTAGCACCGCTAGTTATTAGGCAGTTAAGAACATTCCTAGACGATTATCAACGAAAACAAACTGCCAAGAGTATCAATAGATTGATATAATCTATTTTTATTGAAGGATAAGTCTTATTTATTCAAACTTAGACTGAATATTAGAATTAAGTATCAAATAAAAAATCCGTATCTTTGCAGAAATTTTATAATATTTAATGAATTTATTTAGCGAGTCCAATTTAAGTCCTGAAATTCTTAAGGCAGTTGGCGAAATGGGGTTTGAAACTCCTACGGAGATCCAAAAACAAAGTATTCCTTTTATTTTATCAGATGTTAGAGATCTGATAGCACTAGCGCAAACAGGAACAGGGAAGACAGCAGCGTTTTCATTACCTATCTTAGATATGATAGATGACACTAGTAGAAAAATCCAACTTTTGGTACTTTGTCCTACTAGAGAGCTTTGCTTACAAATAGCAAAAGACATAAAAAATTACTCCAAATATCAACCTAATATTAAATCTGTAGCAGTTTACGGTGGTAGTAGTATTACAGACCAAATTCGTAGCCTTAGAGATAAGCCTCAGATTATTGTAGGAACACCAGGTAGAGTGATAGATCTAATTAACAGAAAGGCATTAGATTTTTCAAGCATCCATTGGTTGGTATTAGATGAAGCTGATGAGATGCTTTCTATGGGCTTTAAAGACGATTTAGAAACCATTCTAAACGAAACACCTGAAACTAAACAAACTTTACTATTTTCAGCTACGATGAATAAAGAGGTTGAAAGGATTTCTAAAAGTTACCTTACCAATCCTCATCGTATATCTGTAGGTTCTATCAATGCTGTTAAAAAGAATATCAGCCACGAGTATTATGTGGTAAATTACAGACAGAAAAAAGAAGCACTTAAGCGTCTTATAGATGCTAATCCTAACCAATATTCCATTATTTTCTGCCGTACAAGAATGGAAGCCAAAGAAGTGGCAGATTATCTAATGCAGAACGGCTATGCCGCTGATGCTTTACACGGAGATTTATCTCAAGCACAGAGAGATACAGTGATGCTGAAGTTTAGACTTAAAAATATTGATATTTTAGTAGCTACAGATGTGGCGGCGAGAGGATTAGATGTAGATTCACTTACCCATGTGATTCATTATTCGTTACCTGATGACCCTGAAGTTTTTGTTCATAGAAGTGGTAGAACGGGGCGTGCAGGGAAAGATGGTATTTCTATGGCTCTTATAAAGCCTGAAGAAACAAGAAAGCTGAAGCATATTAAAGTTCAAACTCAGATAGAACTTAAAGAGAAGGCAATCCCTAAAGGAGAAGATATCATTAAAGCTCAAGTAGCAGGAGTATTTGAGCATTTGTTTACAGAACATGAAACTTATTTTGATTTTGATGATAGTCTTATTCCTGATTTATCGCAGTTTTCAAAAGAGGAATTGGTGCATCAGTTGTTACAATTTCAGTTGAGAGATTTAGCTTTATACTATAAAAATAGGAACGACTTATCAGACCAAAAACTAAAAAAAGAAGGTGATATCAAGGAAAGTCGTAGAGAGGGAAGACGAGATAAGGGAGAAAGAAGTAGAGACAGAGGAGGAAGGAAAAGTAAAAAATCTAATTCTGACATGGTGAGATTTTTCTTTAATTTAGGCAAAAGAGACCAATTAAAGAAAGTAGATATGTTGGATATTATTAACAAATCAACTAAAAAATCTAAAAAAAGAGCTGATATTGGGGATATTGAAATTTTGGATAAGTTTACTTTCTTTGAAGTAGAGAAATCATTCAAGAATGAAATCCTTAACAACATTTCTTCTATGAAATTTAAAGGTAAAGAAATGAGAGCCGAAGTAGCTAACTAAGAAAATATTATCAAAAAAAGGGATATTCGTTTGAATATCCTTTTTTGTAGATTATTGAGAACTGCTTTTATTCTAGATATAGTCTATTATTATATACAGACAAAATCCAAGAGTAAACTCTTGGATTCTTTGTTAAATTAAATTTAAAATAGTTATTTAGCTGTAAAACTTACTTGTAAGTCCATATTGTCTTTAATAACCATGTCTTTCATAGTAGATTGGTAAGCAATTCCCCATTTTTGTCTATCGATAGAAAATTTATCTGAAGTTAGGGTTACTACGCCATTAGTTACACCTATTTTCGCAGGGAAAGTTACAGCATTAGTCTTTCCTTTTACAGTAAGTGCTCCTGTAACTAGGTAATTATAGTCTGCTTTTCCAGTCTTTTTAAGAGAGGTAATTTTAAAATTAGCTGTAGGATATTTCTCTACTTCAAAAAAATCTCCATTTTTTAGATGATTATTGAGTTTTGTTTGATATTCTCCTGTGAGGTCTGTGGCATTGATACTTGTCATATCCAATACGAAAGTACCTCCAGCTAACTGGTTATTTTTTAAGACTACAGAGCCATTTTTTAAACCTAATGTCCCATTATGAGATGAAGCGTCTGATTTTACTACCTTATAACCCCACCAGTTAATGTTGGAATTGTCTACTTTTAGATTTTTGGTTTGAGCTGTTAATAGCCCACCTGCCATAACGAATAATAATGCTATTTTTTTCATTGTTTAATTATTTTACTAATGCAAAAGTACATTTATTCTAATTCTAAATTATTGATCTATGTTAAGAAATTTAGAAATTAAGGTTCATAATATCCAATCCAATTTGTATTCCGTTTTTAGAAGGAATAAGAGCTTCATCGTTGAATATTGGAGTGAAGTCTTTTTTAATGAAAAGATTAAACCCACCATAACTTAGACTAAATTTAGCTCCGAATAGAAACGAATTTACGCCATAATCTACTTTGTTTTGGTATTTTTTGAACTTTCCGTCTTCGTTGTAATATTTCACTTTGATTAAACTTCTTAGGTTGATACCTCCGTAAGCTCCAAAGCCTATACGCCATTGTTTTTTACTATTATCTAGATAAGACTTCCCTTTGTATTCTGTATAACTAGGATTCAGCACATACTGAAACTCTATAGGAAATGTAAGATAGACATGGCGAAGTTTAGAGCGTTTTAAAGAGCCTTCTTGGAATTCTGATAGTTGGAGGTGTCTATTTTCTTGTTGAAAAACCAAAGGGCGTTTTGGCATATAGGTGTCTGATCTATACGCTAATCCGTAGCGGATGAATAACGGACTGGTGGTATTGCCTATTTGTCTTTCCTTTCTAGCTTGTACCTCAAAACTGTGTGAGTTGCCTATACGCATATTAGAGGCTGTTTCAAATGGATTAAGGCTTCCTGCATTTTCAGTTAAGTTGAGAAAGGCGTAGGAGACAGATAGCCCAGATTTTTTAAGCAATGAAGCTGGGGTTTTCTTTTTGCTAGATCTAATATCTATGCTGTTTTTTCTTATAACGAAAAACCCTCTTATAGTATCATTTTCGGGGGAAAGTACTCTGTGTCTTACCTGTTCTTTGGTGAATTCTTCTAGAGTTTTTTTCTCTTCTTGGATTTTGGTGTTAATGCGTTGTTCGTACTTACGGGCAATTTCTGATTTTTGGTTTAAAAGGTTTTCGTGTGAAAGTTTTTTATCAGAATAAAGAATTTCTAACGAATCTATTTCTTTATTCATAAGTTGTTTTTCTGATAGTACAATGCTATCTACTTTTTTGCTGTAAGTTTTCAGTTTGTTTTCTTGAGCAGACACCATAAACGAGC
The genomic region above belongs to Riemerella anatipestifer and contains:
- a CDS encoding DEAD/DEAH box helicase, encoding MNLFSESNLSPEILKAVGEMGFETPTEIQKQSIPFILSDVRDLIALAQTGTGKTAAFSLPILDMIDDTSRKIQLLVLCPTRELCLQIAKDIKNYSKYQPNIKSVAVYGGSSITDQIRSLRDKPQIIVGTPGRVIDLINRKALDFSSIHWLVLDEADEMLSMGFKDDLETILNETPETKQTLLFSATMNKEVERISKSYLTNPHRISVGSINAVKKNISHEYYVVNYRQKKEALKRLIDANPNQYSIIFCRTRMEAKEVADYLMQNGYAADALHGDLSQAQRDTVMLKFRLKNIDILVATDVAARGLDVDSLTHVIHYSLPDDPEVFVHRSGRTGRAGKDGISMALIKPEETRKLKHIKVQTQIELKEKAIPKGEDIIKAQVAGVFEHLFTEHETYFDFDDSLIPDLSQFSKEELVHQLLQFQLRDLALYYKNRNDLSDQKLKKEGDIKESRREGRRDKGERSRDRGGRKSKKSNSDMVRFFFNLGKRDQLKKVDMLDIINKSTKKSKKRADIGDIEILDKFTFFEVEKSFKNEILNNISSMKFKGKEMRAEVAN
- a CDS encoding tetratricopeptide repeat protein, with the translated sequence MKKVILSIAVFSTTLAFSQKKEIQNAFKAIESGDIAATNAELSKAEVLIGSKSYLVEPSLLEQYYYSKGVALIKSGKTTEGATWLGKIGDLSKSKIYTGKDADKNKVYFVGKEAADTSGIAGLKEESYVSKLSDKLPQLINPMLKTAGDEAYQAYQAKNHIKAAAKYLEVYNLLKAAGTDDKLYQYYAGLNYALANDKSKAIEVYSDLIKSGYTGVTTIYKAKNKKTGQDENLDKNGFETLKRLGSASDYTDFRTEQTPSIEQELYETNAALLIDSERYTDALNLLEKGIKKFPKSSKLSELQGTAYYKSGKTNEFINNLRNVVASNPNDKVSWYNLGVLLSKDEAKLNEAEGAFKRALEIDPDYVPAIQGIFYNVYMLGDDGKVIEKAEAARKAKKMDEFNKILQDRRDRFAKGLPYLEKWYSLEPKNPEIVSLLKGVYQTLRKEDKVKEMKAVEDSLKK
- a CDS encoding DUF4286 family protein, producing the protein MSILSLTFHCEQGSISEWKTYFNESIINYYKETLNLKHYIASEVETDRLQEGTNFNLLLIFETIEDRTIFIKNELPNITTEVEKIFSDRVLIFATLLNPTAYNI
- a CDS encoding phage holin family protein, which translates into the protein MINFFKNYAQKRLDLIKMEATEKMSIKAGNIAFLVILSIFFLFLFIFLNIGLAILIGYYIQNMAYGFLIISGIYLFLIILLLLLKNSIKEGIANIIIKSINK
- the gyrB gene encoding DNA topoisomerase (ATP-hydrolyzing) subunit B — protein: MSNKQYTASSIQSLEGIEHVRLRPSMYIGDVGVRGLHHLVYEVVDNSIDEALAGYCDTITVTIHEGNAISVKDNGRGIPVDFHEKEQKSALEVVMTKIGAGGKFDKDSYKVSGGLHGVGVSCVNALSTSTIATVYREGKIYQQRYSKGRALEDVKEIGTTDYRGTEVFFQPDDSIFNELVYNYDTLSARLRELAFLNKGINITITDERVKDEKGEFLTETFLSEGGLKEFVEFIDGNRESIMENVIFMEGERDDIPVEVAMRYNTSFTENLHSYVNNINTHEGGTHLTGFRRALTRTLKKYADDLGIPQKEKVEITGDDFREGLTAVISVKVMEPQFEGQTKTKLGNSEVSGAVDKIVGEMLTNFLEENPTEAKQIVQKVVLAAKARQAAKKAREMVQRKSPMGGAGLPGKLSDCSSKDPAESEIFLVEGDSAGGTAKQGRDRHFQAILPLRGKILNVEKSMIHKVYENEEIKNIYTALGVSVGTEEDSKALNLSKLRYHKIVIMTDADIDGSHISTLILTFFFRYMKELIEQGYVYIASPPLYLLKKGSKKVYAWNEKEREEKTLEMSADGKGVEVQRYKGLGEMNPEQLWETTLNPENRILKQVNIENAGEADRIFSMLMGDEVPPRREFIEKNAVYAKIDA
- a CDS encoding YceI family protein, which translates into the protein MKKIALLFVMAGGLLTAQTKNLKVDNSNINWWGYKVVKSDASSHNGTLGLKNGSVVLKNNQLAGGTFVLDMTSINATDLTGEYQTKLNNHLKNGDFFEVEKYPTANFKITSLKKTGKADYNYLVTGALTVKGKTNAVTFPAKIGVTNGVVTLTSDKFSIDRQKWGIAYQSTMKDMVIKDNMDLQVSFTAK
- a CDS encoding YtxH domain-containing protein; protein product: MSKRGNNSVGVLVGLLAGAAVGVALGMLYAPEEGKRTRKKLKRKAEDLKDQAEREYKRAYEKVKDQYQDLSEKTKSNVDKVVSNVKETYDKYKGQVVDKANEVAKDVESELDGLK
- the gyrA gene encoding DNA gyrase subunit A, coding for MHKEGERLIPINIVDEMKSSYIDYSMSVIVSRALPDVRDGLKPVHRRVLYGMYGLGVFSNKKYLKSARIVGDVLGKYHPHGDISVYDAMVRMAQPWSLRYPQVDGQGNFGSMDGDPPAAMRYTEARLKKISDEILSDLDKETVDFQNNFDDSLQEPTVLPTKIPNLLVNGTSGIAVGMATNMAPHNLSESVDAICAYIDNKEIEIDELMKHIIAPDFPTGGIIYGYDGVRDAFHTGRGRIVLRAKVAFEEIGNRNAIIVTEIPYLVNKAEMIARTSELVKEDKIQGIHEIRDESDRRGMRVVYELKNDAIPNVVLNLLYKYTALQTSFSVNNIALVKGRPQQLNLKDIIVHFVEHRHEIVIRRTQYELKKARERAHILEGFMKVIATQDTLDKAISIIRHSATPQAAKEGLIVEFELSDIQAQAILDLRLARLTGMELDKIRDEYKAIMDLINDLEDILANEARRYQIIKDELLEVKEKYGDERRTEIDYSGGEMSIEDFIPNEEVVLTISHAGYIKRTLLSEYKTQSRGGVGNRAASTRDEDFLEYIVSATNHQYMLFFTEKGKCYWLRVFEIPEGSKTAKGRAIQNLINIEPDDKIKAYIRTNDLKDSEYVKQMYVVMITKNGTIKKTSLEAYSRPRTNGIHAIEIREDDQLLGARLTNGNSEIMIATKNGKCIRFPEEKARAVGRTSIGVRGISLEDNDEVIGMIVVNDIENETVLVVSEKGYGKRTAVEDYRVTNRGGKGVITLNITEKTGQLIAIQSVVDGNDLMIINKSGVAIRMSVDNMRVMGRNTQGVRLINLKNNDEIAAVAKVEAEKDVEDEEMEESNDETVNPSEGNSEE